The following proteins are encoded in a genomic region of Maribacter hydrothermalis:
- a CDS encoding exo-beta-N-acetylmuramidase NamZ family protein → MLFLSNFKSTVLLWFLVLATCGNETKEVATTDQPFSQPTTEEAEKEIIVAANRTDVYLPLLKGKKIAVVANQTSVIFKSDGHTHVVDSLLSLDIDIQHVFAPEHGFRGDYDAGEHVNNSTDKKTGLELISLHGKNRKPTQEQLEGLDLVLFDIQDVGVRFYTYIATMQLVMEACAEKGIPVMVLDRPNPNGHYVDGPTMEAAHTSFLGMTKIPLVYGMTIGEYANMINDELWLDGGKKVDLTVIPLENWKHESFYSLPIRPSPNLPNDTSITLYPSLGMFEGTNVNAGRGTEFQFQRYGASFLDANAYDFTYTPKPNFGSKYPKEEGKLCYGKDLSATERMSEVTMDYIIDAYTNSIDKSKFFLTSGFTKHAGNDRLQKQIEAGAGNAEIKATWQADIDTFKKIREKYLLY, encoded by the coding sequence ATGTTATTTTTATCCAATTTCAAAAGTACAGTTTTATTATGGTTTTTAGTATTGGCAACCTGCGGAAACGAAACCAAAGAAGTAGCCACTACTGACCAACCCTTTAGCCAGCCAACAACAGAAGAAGCTGAAAAGGAAATTATAGTTGCCGCTAACAGAACGGATGTCTATTTACCCCTTTTAAAAGGAAAGAAAATAGCAGTTGTAGCCAACCAAACCAGTGTTATTTTTAAGTCTGACGGCCATACACACGTGGTGGATTCTTTATTGTCGCTAGACATCGATATACAACATGTATTTGCTCCAGAGCATGGTTTTAGAGGTGATTACGATGCAGGGGAACATGTAAATAATAGTACTGACAAAAAAACCGGACTAGAATTAATATCGCTCCATGGTAAAAACCGAAAACCTACCCAAGAGCAATTAGAAGGTTTAGATTTGGTGTTGTTTGATATACAGGATGTAGGGGTGCGTTTTTATACCTACATTGCCACCATGCAATTGGTCATGGAAGCCTGTGCCGAAAAAGGAATTCCAGTAATGGTATTAGACCGACCTAATCCTAATGGGCATTACGTTGACGGACCAACAATGGAAGCAGCACATACTTCTTTTCTTGGCATGACTAAAATTCCATTGGTTTACGGAATGACTATTGGTGAATATGCCAATATGATCAATGATGAACTATGGTTAGATGGGGGTAAAAAAGTAGACTTAACGGTTATTCCTTTAGAAAACTGGAAACATGAAAGTTTTTATAGTCTACCTATTCGTCCTTCACCGAACTTACCTAATGATACGTCTATTACACTCTACCCAAGTTTAGGAATGTTTGAAGGCACAAATGTTAATGCAGGTCGCGGAACGGAATTTCAATTTCAACGCTACGGAGCTTCATTTTTAGATGCTAATGCTTATGATTTCACCTATACGCCAAAGCCAAATTTTGGTTCTAAATACCCAAAAGAAGAAGGAAAGTTATGTTACGGAAAAGATCTTTCTGCAACAGAACGTATGAGCGAGGTTACCATGGATTACATTATAGATGCGTACACCAATTCGATAGATAAAAGTAAATTCTTTTTAACCAGCGGATTCACCAAACACGCAGGGAATGACAGGCTGCAAAAGCAAATTGAAGCAGGGGCCGGTAATGCCGAAATAAAAGCAACTTGGCAAGCGGATATTGATACGTTTAAAAAAATTAGAGAGAAGTATCTACTTTACTAA
- a CDS encoding ABC transporter permease: MNLEYFIAKRLIKGKEHKISISAPIIKIAIAAIAIGVVMMLIAIATGLGLKEKIREKITAFNGHVQIYNYDNNNSEVSVVPVSTVQDFYPEFKSVNGIVHIQAVATKAGIIRTEETFEGIIAKGVGKDYNWKPFNEFLIEGVLPDYSGDLNSDVLISRIMANRLNLKVGDSFFTFFLRDDTIDKLPNQRKFTITGIFDSGFEEIDELYIFTDIRHIQRMNKWEDTEVGSFEVFLNSFDDIDEKDIEIRSKTFSTLDNRTIKDKYYKIFEWIGLFDFNIALIIGIMIIVGGINMITALLVLILERTPMIGILKALGTTNWSIRKVFLYNAAYLIVIGLFWGNVIGLGIIFMQEKFRVFKFPNPKEYYIEYIPVSIDLWTILLLNAGVLLLCLLMLLIPSYIITRITPVKAIRFE; encoded by the coding sequence TTGAATCTAGAATATTTTATCGCCAAACGGCTTATAAAAGGTAAGGAGCATAAAATTAGTATATCCGCACCAATAATAAAAATAGCCATTGCAGCAATTGCAATTGGTGTGGTTATGATGTTGATTGCCATTGCTACCGGATTAGGATTAAAAGAGAAAATCCGAGAAAAGATAACTGCATTTAATGGTCACGTTCAAATATATAATTACGATAATAATAATTCTGAGGTCTCTGTAGTACCCGTAAGTACGGTACAAGATTTTTACCCAGAATTTAAAAGTGTGAACGGTATTGTTCACATACAAGCGGTCGCTACCAAAGCTGGCATAATAAGAACAGAAGAAACTTTTGAAGGGATTATAGCTAAAGGTGTCGGTAAAGATTATAATTGGAAACCGTTTAATGAGTTTTTAATTGAGGGTGTTTTGCCAGACTATTCGGGTGATTTGAATTCTGATGTGCTGATTTCTAGAATAATGGCTAATCGTTTAAACCTTAAGGTTGGAGACTCTTTTTTTACTTTTTTTCTGCGGGATGATACGATAGATAAATTACCAAACCAACGCAAATTTACAATAACCGGTATATTCGATAGTGGATTTGAAGAAATTGATGAACTCTATATTTTTACGGACATACGCCACATACAGCGTATGAATAAATGGGAAGATACCGAAGTTGGTAGTTTTGAAGTCTTTCTTAATAGTTTCGATGATATTGATGAAAAGGATATTGAAATTAGGTCAAAAACATTTTCAACATTAGATAATAGAACAATTAAAGATAAGTATTACAAGATTTTTGAATGGATAGGGTTGTTCGATTTTAATATTGCCCTTATTATAGGAATCATGATTATCGTAGGTGGTATTAATATGATAACAGCCTTGCTGGTACTCATATTAGAGCGTACCCCAATGATCGGAATTTTAAAAGCATTGGGAACTACAAATTGGAGTATTCGTAAGGTGTTTTTGTACAACGCGGCCTACCTTATTGTTATTGGCTTATTCTGGGGGAACGTTATTGGACTGGGTATTATTTTTATGCAAGAAAAGTTTCGAGTATTCAAATTTCCAAACCCCAAAGAATATTATATTGAGTACATTCCGGTAAGTATAGACCTTTGGACTATTCTACTTTTAAATGCGGGTGTATTGTTATTGTGTTTATTGATGCTTTTGATTCCATCATATATTATTACGAGAATTACTCCTGTGAAAGCTATTAGGTTCGAGTAG
- a CDS encoding M20/M25/M40 family metallo-hydrolase, with amino-acid sequence MHQKLLLSFFTLFLCTGINAQKLSKNEKKVVKSIEQNNAEAISFLEKVVNINSGTLNLKGIEKVGKEFATAFEDIGFESTWTPMPEEMNRAGHLFAEIKGTKGKKLLLIGHLDTVFEEDSPFQTFEMVNDSIAHAPGGNDMKGGDVIVLYALKALKENGLLHDAQIIVAFTGDEESTGSPLEKSRHDLIEAAKRSDIALGFETSTGFNYATVARRGSSDWKVEVAGKRAHSSGIFSENTGAGAIFEMSRILNGFYTDVKGEDLLTFNPGTLLGGTFVEFDEMTSKGTVFGKTNVVAQKAEVRGGLRFISEEQKERARDKMREVVSKNLPHTSATVTFEDSYPAMQPTEGNHELLKKLNKVSLDLNQGEVIAYDPGKRGAADTSFVAEYVDCLDGLGTMGNAAHTPEETVNLNTIEALTKRTALLIYRLINE; translated from the coding sequence ATGCATCAAAAATTACTACTTAGCTTTTTTACCCTGTTTTTATGTACAGGTATCAATGCACAGAAACTTTCAAAAAATGAAAAGAAGGTGGTGAAATCCATTGAACAGAATAATGCCGAGGCAATTTCATTTTTAGAGAAAGTTGTAAATATTAACAGCGGTACATTAAACCTAAAAGGAATTGAAAAAGTAGGGAAAGAGTTTGCTACTGCATTTGAGGATATAGGTTTTGAAAGCACTTGGACCCCTATGCCCGAAGAAATGAATAGAGCCGGACATTTATTTGCCGAAATAAAAGGCACAAAAGGCAAGAAGCTATTATTAATAGGTCATTTAGATACGGTTTTTGAAGAAGATAGTCCGTTTCAAACTTTTGAAATGGTGAACGATTCCATCGCTCATGCGCCAGGGGGTAATGATATGAAAGGGGGAGATGTTATTGTTCTTTACGCTTTAAAAGCCTTAAAAGAAAACGGACTTTTACATGACGCACAAATAATAGTTGCTTTTACGGGTGATGAAGAAAGCACTGGAAGTCCTTTAGAGAAAAGTAGACATGATTTAATTGAAGCTGCTAAAAGAAGTGATATAGCTTTAGGTTTTGAAACTTCAACGGGTTTTAATTATGCCACAGTAGCTCGTAGAGGTTCGTCTGATTGGAAAGTTGAGGTAGCAGGAAAAAGAGCTCACTCGTCGGGTATTTTTAGCGAAAATACAGGTGCAGGTGCCATTTTTGAAATGTCAAGAATCTTAAACGGTTTTTATACGGATGTAAAAGGGGAAGACCTGTTAACGTTTAACCCAGGAACATTGCTCGGCGGTACTTTTGTAGAGTTTGATGAAATGACCAGTAAAGGAACTGTTTTTGGTAAAACGAATGTAGTGGCTCAAAAAGCTGAGGTTCGTGGCGGTTTACGTTTTATATCTGAAGAACAAAAAGAGCGCGCGCGCGATAAAATGAGAGAAGTGGTTTCGAAAAATTTACCGCATACTTCTGCAACGGTAACTTTTGAGGATAGCTATCCTGCAATGCAACCTACAGAAGGTAATCACGAATTACTAAAGAAATTGAACAAGGTAAGCTTAGATTTAAATCAAGGAGAGGTTATAGCTTATGACCCCGGCAAAAGAGGCGCTGCAGATACATCGTTCGTTGCGGAATATGTAGACTGCCTTGACGGCTTAGGAACTATGGGTAATGCGGCCCATACTCCAGAAGAGACCGTTAATTTAAATACCATTGAAGCACTAACGAAAAGAACGGCACTATTAATTTATAGATTAATAAATGAGTAA
- a CDS encoding aldose epimerase family protein: MSKISILKVGNHQVTIEAGELVGYQVSGHEFMHQKGNPGWRSVDTEMFPIIGPTNEADFKINTPKGFATQDQHGLLREMKYSLKESSANKAVFVKTYKANTTVLNSKYPAKSTEEKLSWPYNFEFVKSFELKDNALTVTFSITGDKGMPFMLGYHPAFMLHTTNAVISTENKDISIDEVMAVGSRALYVPNTNVITLNDEKKLQISTVGFNHFMLWTEVPNMVCIEPITFYPYAVEQKDLSEGFLAFKNNSTAFKVSLKPM; the protein is encoded by the coding sequence ATGAGTAAAATATCCATATTAAAAGTTGGAAATCACCAAGTAACAATTGAAGCGGGAGAATTGGTGGGTTACCAAGTTTCAGGTCATGAGTTTATGCACCAAAAAGGGAATCCCGGATGGCGAAGTGTAGATACCGAAATGTTTCCAATTATTGGTCCAACAAACGAAGCTGATTTTAAAATAAACACACCAAAAGGGTTTGCTACTCAAGACCAACATGGCTTACTTAGGGAAATGAAATATTCACTAAAGGAAAGCTCAGCTAATAAAGCAGTTTTTGTAAAGACATATAAGGCTAATACTACGGTTTTAAATTCAAAGTATCCGGCTAAATCCACCGAAGAAAAATTGAGTTGGCCATATAATTTTGAATTTGTAAAGTCATTCGAATTAAAAGATAATGCCTTAACGGTTACGTTTTCAATTACAGGGGATAAGGGTATGCCCTTTATGTTAGGGTACCATCCAGCATTTATGCTACATACTACAAATGCAGTGATTTCAACCGAAAATAAAGATATCTCCATTGATGAGGTTATGGCTGTTGGTAGTAGAGCATTATATGTGCCTAATACCAATGTTATTACGTTAAACGATGAAAAAAAACTTCAAATTTCCACCGTAGGGTTTAATCATTTTATGCTTTGGACAGAAGTACCTAATATGGTTTGTATAGAACCCATAACTTTTTATCCGTATGCTGTAGAACAAAAAGATTTATCTGAAGGGTTTTTAGCGTTTAAGAATAATTCAACAGCTTTTAAAGTATCCTTAAAGCCTATGTAA
- a CDS encoding SOS response-associated peptidase, translated as MCYDIKASLEAQLKRAQKNQDLKAIEEIIEKLAPLTDLPLHHVSGFSHPDVLMYTSEDPFYPVVATWGLIPHWVKSEEQQKKIWNSTLNARVETIFEKPAFRESAAEKRCVVYVDGFYEHHHFNNDTYPFFIHQKDNVPLVLAALWSEWINPDHGGTIHSFSIVTTVGNGMMAKIHNNPKLQEPRMPLLLSKEQEEQWLASNLDFEKELKELLNANHKVDLQAHTVGKLRGKIYQGNVETISNEVVYKELEKHNF; from the coding sequence ATGTGTTACGATATTAAGGCCAGTTTAGAGGCGCAATTAAAACGGGCGCAAAAAAATCAAGATTTAAAAGCAATTGAGGAGATTATTGAAAAACTAGCTCCGCTTACAGACTTGCCATTGCATCATGTTTCAGGATTTTCACACCCCGATGTTTTAATGTATACCAGTGAAGACCCTTTTTATCCTGTGGTAGCTACATGGGGTTTAATTCCGCATTGGGTTAAAAGTGAGGAGCAGCAGAAAAAAATATGGAACAGTACGCTGAACGCACGGGTAGAAACCATTTTTGAAAAACCTGCATTTAGGGAATCTGCTGCTGAAAAAAGGTGTGTTGTTTATGTTGATGGGTTTTACGAACATCACCATTTTAATAATGATACCTATCCGTTTTTTATCCATCAAAAAGATAATGTTCCTCTAGTATTAGCTGCTTTGTGGTCGGAATGGATAAACCCAGATCATGGCGGAACAATCCATTCTTTTTCAATTGTTACTACCGTAGGTAATGGAATGATGGCTAAAATTCACAATAACCCTAAATTGCAAGAACCTCGTATGCCTTTACTACTTTCTAAGGAACAAGAGGAGCAATGGCTGGCATCCAATTTAGACTTTGAAAAGGAATTGAAAGAACTATTGAATGCCAACCATAAAGTCGATTTGCAAGCACATACCGTGGGGAAACTAAGAGGTAAAATCTACCAGGGCAATGTAGAAACAATTTCAAATGAAGTTGTTTACAAAGAACTGGAAAAACATAATTTCTGA
- a CDS encoding TfoX/Sxy family protein: MAYSEYLADRVRPRLKGKGELEEKKMMGGLIFMVNGKMCLGIMFDKKSEEDKLMVRVGKLNYEVLLTKTGSKPMDFTGKPLRGFLFVGPDGIDAEDDLDFWVEKALEFNRLLNQ; encoded by the coding sequence ATGGCATATAGCGAGTATTTGGCAGATAGGGTAAGACCACGTTTAAAGGGAAAAGGCGAATTGGAGGAGAAAAAAATGATGGGCGGACTCATATTTATGGTAAATGGTAAAATGTGTTTGGGCATTATGTTCGATAAAAAAAGCGAAGAAGATAAGTTGATGGTGCGTGTTGGGAAACTCAATTATGAAGTATTGCTTACTAAAACAGGTAGCAAACCAATGGATTTTACGGGCAAGCCCTTACGTGGTTTTTTATTTGTTGGTCCTGACGGAATTGATGCCGAAGATGATCTTGATTTTTGGGTTGAGAAAGCCTTAGAATTCAACAGACTTTTAAACCAATAA
- a CDS encoding SulP family inorganic anion transporter — MKNIFPFLEWVSTYKKAYFIKDLLAGLTVGIVLVPQGMAYAMIAGLPPVHGLYAALFPVLTYAFLGTSRKIAVGPVAMDSLLIAVGLGTLTITGIENYIKMVMVLALMVGVIQLLLGILRMGFLVNFLSKPVISGFTSAAAIIIVLSQLKHILGISVSNSNKIYQTIRYVFYELGNVNWFDFGLGILGIVLLVGIKKWNKNIPGILIIVVLGILAVYFFKMESYGVKLVGSVPSGLPSLVMPTVDFEDVRQLWPIALALALVGYLEAISIGKAIEDKTGEDTIKANQELIALGSSNIVGSLFQGFPVTASFSRSAISYDAGTKTNLSAMFSVVLVVLTLLFLTPVFQYLPNAILASIIMVSVVKLIDVQYFKILWNNRKDEFFILLITFFITLFVGITEGILIGVLCSLLLMVYRTSKPHFVEIGNIGDSDYYKNVIRFADEVIVRNDLLIVRFDSQLYFGNSAYFKKQLLKHIRAKGPQLKGIILNAEAINYIDATAADMLSKLIHDIRERGLQFYIAGAIGPTRDIIFNTGIIEELQREFLFVKTKEAVDFFDNPNEVSLLAAKVAYENSITARQKLKLN; from the coding sequence GTGAAAAACATTTTTCCTTTTTTAGAATGGGTTTCTACCTATAAGAAAGCTTACTTCATAAAAGATTTGTTGGCCGGCCTTACCGTGGGTATTGTATTGGTGCCCCAAGGTATGGCGTATGCAATGATTGCAGGACTACCACCGGTACACGGATTATACGCTGCTTTATTTCCTGTGCTTACCTACGCATTTTTAGGAACGTCTAGGAAAATAGCCGTTGGTCCTGTAGCAATGGATTCTTTATTAATTGCCGTTGGTCTTGGCACCTTGACCATTACCGGAATTGAGAATTACATTAAAATGGTAATGGTTTTAGCACTTATGGTAGGTGTTATTCAACTACTGCTAGGAATACTTCGTATGGGGTTTTTAGTTAATTTTCTTTCCAAGCCGGTTATAAGCGGATTTACTTCCGCAGCTGCAATTATTATCGTTCTAAGCCAATTGAAGCATATTTTAGGGATATCGGTTTCAAATAGTAATAAAATTTATCAAACAATACGTTATGTTTTTTATGAATTGGGAAACGTTAATTGGTTTGATTTTGGATTAGGTATACTGGGTATTGTTTTGTTAGTTGGGATTAAAAAATGGAATAAAAATATTCCTGGTATATTAATAATTGTGGTCTTAGGCATCTTAGCGGTTTACTTTTTTAAGATGGAAAGCTATGGGGTAAAATTAGTTGGGAGTGTTCCTAGCGGTTTACCGTCCTTAGTAATGCCAACGGTAGATTTTGAAGATGTGCGGCAATTATGGCCCATTGCATTAGCTTTGGCACTTGTTGGTTATTTAGAGGCTATTTCTATTGGCAAAGCAATTGAGGATAAGACAGGAGAAGATACTATTAAAGCAAATCAAGAATTAATTGCTTTGGGTTCTTCAAATATTGTTGGTTCATTATTTCAAGGGTTCCCGGTTACGGCAAGTTTTTCGAGATCTGCAATAAGCTACGACGCCGGGACTAAAACTAATTTATCGGCAATGTTTAGTGTTGTTTTAGTGGTGCTTACCCTACTATTTTTAACTCCGGTTTTTCAATATTTGCCTAATGCAATTTTAGCTAGTATTATAATGGTTTCAGTGGTGAAATTAATTGATGTGCAGTATTTTAAAATTTTATGGAACAATAGAAAAGATGAGTTTTTTATATTGCTTATCACCTTTTTCATTACCCTATTTGTAGGGATTACGGAAGGTATTTTAATTGGGGTATTATGTTCATTATTACTAATGGTGTATAGAACTTCTAAACCCCATTTTGTCGAAATTGGTAATATTGGCGATTCAGATTACTACAAAAATGTAATTCGATTTGCAGATGAGGTTATCGTACGTAATGATTTATTAATTGTTAGGTTCGATTCGCAATTATACTTCGGTAATTCAGCGTATTTTAAAAAGCAGTTATTAAAACATATAAGAGCTAAGGGGCCCCAATTAAAAGGGATTATTTTGAACGCAGAAGCAATTAATTATATAGACGCCACTGCAGCAGATATGCTTTCTAAGCTTATTCATGATATTCGTGAAAGAGGTTTGCAATTTTATATTGCAGGTGCTATAGGGCCTACAAGAGATATTATTTTTAATACAGGAATTATAGAAGAGTTACAGCGCGAGTTTTTATTCGTAAAAACGAAAGAGGCTGTTGATTTTTTCGATAATCCTAATGAAGTTTCATTATTAGCAGCCAAAGTTGCTTATGAAAATAGTATAACGGCACGTCAAAAATTAAAGTTGAATTAA
- a CDS encoding MBL fold metallo-hydrolase — protein sequence MNIEQIYTGCLAQGAYYIESDGEVAIIDPLREVSPYLKRAENDKAKIKYIFETHFHADFVSGHVTLSKETGAPIIYGPTAKPTFEAIIAKDGQEFKLGKLTFKVLHTPGHTMESTTYLLKDENGKDHAIFSGDTLFLGDVGRPDLAQKSADMTQEQLAGTLFDSLRTKIMPLADDVIVYPAHGAGSACGKNMMKETVDSLGNQKKMNYALRADMTKEEFVKEVTDGLLPPPKYFPLNVKMNKEGYEDIDDVLDRGKQALSPNEFELAANETEALVLDVRHQDDYVKAHIPRSIFIGLNGDFAPWVGDLIADTKQPLLLVIPEGKEEEAITRLSRVGFDAAIGYLKGGIKAWLDAGKDIDQITSITASKATELINKDHLPVFDVRKDSEYQSEHLVGAEHTSLSELNKHLSKFPEDGDFLVHCAGGYRSVIASSILKSRGIHNLIDVKGGYGALKNEDLEKTAYICPTTL from the coding sequence ATGAATATAGAGCAAATATATACAGGGTGTTTAGCGCAAGGTGCTTATTATATAGAGAGTGATGGTGAAGTAGCAATTATAGACCCGTTGCGTGAGGTTAGCCCTTATTTGAAAAGAGCTGAAAATGATAAGGCGAAAATCAAATATATTTTTGAAACTCATTTTCATGCCGATTTTGTTAGTGGCCACGTTACACTCTCTAAAGAAACTGGTGCGCCTATTATATATGGGCCTACGGCAAAACCTACTTTCGAAGCTATAATTGCTAAAGACGGACAAGAATTTAAACTGGGTAAACTTACTTTTAAAGTATTGCATACCCCAGGGCATACGATGGAAAGCACTACCTATTTGTTGAAAGATGAAAATGGGAAAGACCATGCCATATTCTCTGGTGATACGTTGTTTTTAGGCGATGTTGGGAGGCCAGATCTAGCTCAGAAATCTGCGGATATGACACAAGAACAATTAGCAGGAACCTTATTCGACAGTTTGCGAACTAAAATTATGCCGTTGGCAGATGACGTAATTGTATACCCTGCACATGGTGCAGGTTCTGCATGTGGTAAGAACATGATGAAGGAAACAGTGGACAGTTTGGGTAATCAAAAAAAGATGAACTACGCGCTTAGGGCAGACATGACTAAAGAGGAGTTTGTTAAAGAAGTTACCGATGGTTTATTACCCCCACCAAAATATTTTCCTTTAAATGTGAAAATGAATAAGGAAGGTTATGAAGATATCGATGATGTGCTAGATAGAGGTAAACAAGCCCTTTCTCCAAACGAATTTGAACTTGCAGCCAATGAAACTGAAGCATTGGTGTTAGATGTTAGACACCAAGACGATTATGTAAAGGCACATATTCCTAGATCCATTTTCATAGGCCTAAACGGTGATTTTGCACCTTGGGTAGGCGATTTAATTGCCGATACAAAACAACCTCTTTTATTAGTGATTCCTGAGGGGAAAGAAGAAGAAGCCATTACAAGATTGTCAAGGGTAGGGTTCGATGCGGCTATTGGGTATTTAAAAGGGGGAATTAAAGCATGGCTTGATGCCGGTAAAGACATTGACCAAATAACTTCAATAACAGCATCTAAAGCTACGGAGTTGATAAACAAAGATCATCTTCCTGTTTTTGATGTCCGTAAAGATAGTGAGTACCAAAGTGAACATTTAGTTGGTGCCGAACACACTTCATTAAGCGAGCTGAACAAGCATTTATCGAAATTTCCTGAAGATGGAGACTTTTTAGTGCATTGCGCAGGGGGCTACCGTTCCGTAATTGCTTCTTCTATTTTAAAAAGTAGAGGCATTCATAATCTTATTGATGTAAAAGGAGGGTATGGTGCCCTTAAGAACGAAGATTTAGAGAAAACAGCTTATATATGCCCTACAACCTTATAA